From Enterococcus wangshanyuanii, the proteins below share one genomic window:
- a CDS encoding multidrug efflux MFS transporter, with translation MKIDWKKNLMVAWLGCFFTGSSISLVMPFIPVYVEQLGTPKSQIELFSGLAISVTAFAAAIVAPIWGNLADRKGRKLMMIRAAAGMTITMGALAFVPNVYWLLILRFFNGILSGYIPNATAMIASQAPREKSGWALGTLSTGAVAGTLIGPSFGGALAQWFGMENVFIITGVVLLITTLLTVFMVKEDFKPVEKKDLLSTKEIFAQMDHVSVLIGLFITTLILQIGVTSISPILTLYIRSLSSNTGNILFVSGLIVSVAGVSAVISSPILGKLGDKIGNHKVLLAGLVLSLLCYIPMAFVKTPFQLGLLRFILGFSTGALMPSINTLISKLTPTEGVSRIYSYNQMFSNFGQVLGPMIGSTVAHGMGYSSVFIVTACFVLGNICLSLFNFRNILTKKL, from the coding sequence ACTGGTTCCAGTATTAGTTTGGTCATGCCTTTTATTCCTGTGTATGTAGAACAACTGGGAACTCCGAAAAGTCAGATAGAATTATTTTCAGGTCTAGCGATTTCAGTTACAGCATTTGCTGCTGCCATCGTAGCGCCGATCTGGGGCAATTTAGCAGATCGTAAAGGGCGTAAGTTGATGATGATTCGGGCAGCAGCAGGCATGACGATCACGATGGGAGCGTTAGCCTTTGTACCAAATGTCTATTGGCTTTTGATTTTGCGTTTTTTTAATGGGATTTTATCGGGGTATATCCCAAATGCAACAGCGATGATTGCCTCACAGGCACCTAGGGAAAAGAGCGGCTGGGCGTTAGGAACGTTGTCGACGGGTGCCGTAGCTGGAACATTGATCGGTCCGTCGTTTGGCGGCGCATTAGCCCAGTGGTTTGGTATGGAAAATGTTTTTATCATTACAGGTGTTGTTTTGCTGATCACTACGTTGTTGACTGTTTTTATGGTAAAAGAAGATTTCAAACCAGTGGAGAAGAAAGATTTATTGAGCACAAAAGAGATTTTTGCTCAAATGGATCATGTATCTGTATTGATTGGCTTATTTATTACAACACTGATTTTGCAAATTGGTGTGACCAGTATCAGCCCTATTTTAACGCTGTATATTCGTTCGTTGAGCAGCAATACAGGAAATATTCTGTTTGTCAGTGGGTTGATCGTTTCGGTGGCAGGGGTGTCAGCAGTAATTTCATCACCAATTTTAGGGAAACTGGGAGATAAGATTGGGAATCATAAAGTCTTATTGGCTGGGCTTGTTTTGTCACTGCTTTGTTACATTCCGATGGCTTTTGTTAAAACGCCTTTTCAACTAGGGCTGCTGAGATTCATTTTAGGCTTTTCAACAGGAGCATTGATGCCGTCGATCAATACTTTGATCAGCAAACTTACACCAACTGAAGGGGTGAGTCGGATTTATAGCTACAATCAAATGTTCAGTAATTTTGGTCAAGTATTGGGTCCGATGATTGGATCAACGGTTGCTCATGGAATGGGTTACAGCTCTGTTTTTATCGTGACGGCCTGCTTTGTTCTTGGAAACATTTGTCTGTCCCTGTTTAATTTTAGAAACATTTTAACAAAGAAATTATAA
- a CDS encoding YjzD family protein: MRYILVLLWSFILGQVVGYIGGALTNGTYDFMLTTIISLICGFVILLIGQFALPKKETRKQVQ, from the coding sequence ATGCGTTACATTCTTGTATTGTTGTGGTCTTTTATACTAGGTCAAGTCGTAGGCTATATCGGCGGTGCCTTAACAAACGGAACCTATGATTTCATGTTAACAACTATTATATCATTGATTTGCGGTTTTGTTATTCTGTTGATCGGCCAATTTGCACTACCGAAAAAAGAAACGAGAAAACAAGTGCAATAA
- the dnaE gene encoding DNA polymerase III subunit alpha — MRFPQLNTITSYSLLSSTIRIPELVRQAKKLGYKTLGITDINVLHGAIEFYEACKKESIQPIIGLTLEYTPQKAEQAAKLLLYAKDLQGYQNLMQISTAKMTSEKVFYIESVRDYLSHLYAVMPSDTGEVTAAFRKGEQEGAETLAQFVQLFDADSFYIGASVTSNPELDPELFDFYTNQKQPLIALQETRYLHREDGFALKVLAHIDEGQQMSLNAEETKIEGPFFLRNQEDAAKLLEVKIGRDALENAAHVAASCSLEIPLHQRLLPHYPIPDGQEAGAFLKELCLKKLPERVPEFSSVYEERLEKELDIIHTMGFDDYFLIVWDVMAFAHERKIVTGAGRGSAAGSLVSYVLSITDVDPIKYDLLFERFLNPERHSMPDIDLDIPDNRREEVLLYVREKYGHYHMAQIATFGTMAAKMVLRDVARVFGLSQSESNRWSSAVPNALKMTLSTAYEESKKLVELVDSSETNRLLFDTAKRLEGLPRHVSTHAAGVVISDLNLLELVPLQPGTNDILLTQFTMNDVEKIGLLKMDFLGLRNLSILDDTIKTVKRVYQKEIILNQIPLDDEKTLALFRRGETSGVFQFESAGIRNVLRKLGPTSIEDIAAVNALYRPGPMQNIDLFIRRKKGLEPLNYPDKSLESILKNTYGIIVYQEQIIQVASQMAGFSLGQADILRRAVSKKKKDVLDEERKHFVDGAISQGHDEKTANMVYDYIERFANYGFNRSHAFAYSFIGFQMAYLKVHYSGAFYAAILHSVRHNPNKIKEYIGEARKNKVVILQPSINTSQYSFYLTNDDQIMFGFSSLKGIRRDFIHNILQERKERGAFQSFDQFLLRIDRKWLKAENIQPLIAIGAFDELQPNRRQLAVSLDSEIQNIIYSGGSMNLLEETLKLKEVEVADYTLEEKLEQEEQYLGVYLSGHPTEEFKKTRIAKQTMLISDVVENQAARLLIYVKDVRVIRTKKGEQMAFVEGDDLTGSLSLTLFPTVFRSLRQNVEQNQVYFVEGKVEKSNYNQELQLLVNRIEKASEIEQSISATTCYLKITKEKDQKDILSNVNQLLKQNKGNVPVILYFEKDGKKLVLGEENWLTDTNEVKEQLAKILGAENVVFK; from the coding sequence ATGCGCTTTCCACAGTTAAATACGATTACTTCTTATTCCTTGCTTTCTAGTACCATACGCATCCCAGAACTTGTTCGGCAAGCTAAAAAACTTGGTTACAAGACATTAGGGATCACGGATATTAATGTGCTGCACGGAGCTATCGAGTTTTATGAAGCATGTAAAAAGGAATCAATTCAACCGATCATTGGCTTAACCTTAGAATATACACCGCAAAAGGCAGAACAAGCAGCTAAACTTCTATTATATGCAAAAGATCTTCAGGGATATCAAAATTTAATGCAAATTTCAACAGCTAAAATGACGAGCGAAAAAGTTTTTTATATAGAATCAGTCCGCGACTATTTATCTCATTTGTATGCGGTGATGCCTTCTGATACTGGTGAAGTCACTGCGGCTTTTAGAAAAGGTGAACAGGAAGGGGCGGAAACACTTGCTCAATTTGTACAGCTATTTGATGCTGATTCTTTTTATATAGGAGCATCAGTTACCAGTAATCCAGAGTTAGACCCTGAACTGTTCGACTTCTATACAAATCAAAAGCAACCGTTGATCGCTTTACAAGAAACACGCTATTTACATCGAGAGGATGGTTTTGCATTAAAGGTTTTAGCGCATATCGATGAAGGGCAACAAATGTCGTTGAACGCGGAAGAAACAAAAATCGAAGGTCCATTTTTTTTAAGAAATCAAGAGGATGCGGCAAAACTACTTGAGGTTAAAATTGGCAGAGATGCACTTGAAAATGCAGCTCATGTCGCTGCATCATGTTCTTTGGAAATTCCTTTACATCAACGCTTGTTACCACATTATCCAATTCCAGATGGACAAGAAGCAGGAGCCTTTTTAAAAGAATTGTGTTTAAAAAAGCTCCCAGAAAGAGTACCAGAATTTTCTTCTGTTTATGAAGAGCGTTTGGAAAAAGAGCTGGATATTATTCATACAATGGGTTTTGATGACTATTTCCTAATTGTTTGGGATGTTATGGCTTTTGCTCATGAAAGAAAAATAGTTACGGGAGCTGGCCGTGGTTCGGCTGCGGGATCGCTTGTTTCGTATGTCTTGTCGATCACAGATGTTGATCCGATCAAGTATGATCTGCTTTTTGAGCGTTTTTTAAATCCTGAAAGACATTCGATGCCCGATATCGATTTAGATATTCCAGATAATCGCCGTGAAGAAGTGCTGCTTTACGTTCGGGAAAAATATGGACATTACCACATGGCGCAAATCGCAACTTTCGGTACAATGGCAGCAAAGATGGTCTTGAGAGACGTTGCTAGAGTGTTCGGTCTTTCGCAAAGCGAATCGAACCGTTGGTCAAGTGCGGTGCCGAATGCATTGAAAATGACGTTGAGTACTGCATATGAAGAATCAAAGAAATTAGTCGAGTTAGTTGATTCATCCGAAACCAACCGCTTGCTATTTGATACAGCTAAACGTTTGGAAGGACTTCCGCGTCACGTATCGACTCATGCAGCTGGTGTAGTTATCAGCGATTTGAATTTGCTTGAATTAGTTCCGTTACAACCTGGAACAAACGATATCTTACTCACCCAATTTACGATGAATGACGTTGAAAAAATCGGTTTGCTAAAAATGGATTTTCTTGGATTGAGAAACCTATCTATTCTGGATGATACGATCAAAACAGTTAAGCGAGTCTATCAAAAAGAAATCATACTAAACCAAATTCCTTTAGATGATGAAAAAACATTAGCTCTCTTTAGACGAGGAGAAACGAGTGGTGTTTTTCAATTTGAATCAGCGGGAATTAGAAATGTGCTAAGAAAATTAGGACCGACAAGTATTGAAGATATTGCTGCTGTCAACGCATTGTATCGACCTGGACCGATGCAGAATATCGATCTATTTATTCGCAGAAAAAAAGGGTTGGAGCCGTTAAATTATCCTGATAAAAGCTTAGAATCAATTTTAAAGAATACCTATGGAATCATAGTTTATCAGGAACAAATCATTCAAGTGGCTTCTCAAATGGCTGGTTTTAGTCTGGGACAAGCTGATATTTTACGTCGAGCTGTCAGTAAGAAGAAAAAAGATGTGTTGGATGAAGAAAGAAAACACTTCGTAGACGGTGCAATAAGTCAAGGACATGATGAAAAAACAGCGAATATGGTATATGACTATATTGAGCGTTTTGCCAATTATGGGTTCAACCGCTCGCATGCCTTTGCTTATTCTTTCATTGGGTTTCAAATGGCCTATTTAAAAGTTCATTACTCTGGCGCTTTCTATGCTGCGATCTTACATTCTGTTCGGCATAATCCCAATAAAATAAAAGAGTATATCGGAGAAGCACGGAAGAATAAAGTTGTGATTTTACAACCATCGATCAATACGAGCCAATACAGCTTTTATTTAACCAATGACGACCAGATTATGTTCGGTTTTAGTTCCTTAAAAGGCATACGGAGAGATTTCATCCATAACATTTTACAGGAACGCAAAGAACGAGGAGCCTTTCAATCCTTCGATCAATTCTTATTACGCATCGATCGTAAGTGGCTGAAGGCAGAAAATATTCAACCATTGATTGCGATCGGTGCATTTGATGAGCTTCAGCCAAACAGACGACAGTTAGCGGTCAGCCTAGATAGTGAAATTCAAAATATTATTTATAGTGGCGGCAGCATGAACCTTTTAGAAGAAACCTTAAAATTGAAAGAAGTAGAAGTAGCTGACTATACACTTGAAGAAAAGTTGGAGCAGGAAGAACAGTACTTAGGTGTTTATCTGTCTGGGCATCCGACAGAAGAATTTAAAAAAACGCGAATTGCTAAGCAAACAATGCTAATCAGTGATGTCGTAGAAAATCAAGCTGCCCGTTTGCTGATTTATGTCAAGGATGTTCGTGTGATTCGTACGAAAAAAGGGGAACAGATGGCCTTTGTTGAAGGAGATGATCTGACAGGCTCATTGTCACTGACGCTGTTTCCAACTGTTTTTAGATCGTTAAGACAAAATGTAGAGCAGAATCAAGTTTATTTCGTTGAGGGAAAAGTAGAAAAGAGCAACTATAATCAGGAACTGCAGCTTTTAGTCAATAGAATTGAAAAAGCCAGCGAGATCGAACAAAGTATTAGTGCAACAACTTGCTACCTAAAAATCACAAAAGAAAAAGACCAGAAAGATATTTTAAGCAATGTTAATCAGCTGCTCAAACAAAATAAGGGCAATGTACCTGTGATCCTTTATTTTGAAAAAGATGGAAAGAAATTAGTTCTCGGAGAAGAAAACTGGTTGACGGACACAAATGAAGTAAAAGAACAGCTAGCAAAGATTTTAGGAGCTGAAAATGTCGTTTTCAAATGA